The region CACAAACTCAAAAGATATTTCAATCCACGCACCCATAAAGGATGCGACCTTCAACGTCCTGTGCCGTCACTCCTTCGCCTAATATTTCAATCCACGCACCCATAAAGGATGCGACTAAGGTTGACGCGAAGTATGTTGACGGTGAGATCGGATTTCAATCCACGCACCCATAAAGGATGCGACGCTGTTTGACGAGTTGAAGAGACAACACGGTGAAATTTCAATCCACGCACCCATAAAGGATGCGACGTACGCCTTGGTGTTGGCAACCATGCCTTGCCACATTTCAATCCACGCACCCATAAAGGATGCGACGTGTTTTCTTTGTTGTAATAGCTATCCCTGTAAAGATTTCAATCCACGCACCCATAAAGGATGCGACTTGCTCTTATTTCCAAAGCCACATTATTGCTGTTTATTTCAATCCACGCACCCATAAAGGATGCGACTTATGGTCGCCTTACTGTAATTAAAGAGGTAGAGGATTTCAATCCACGCACCCATAAAGGATGCGACTTTCACCGTAAGCCCATACCGCAAATGCGGTGTAATTTCAATCCACGCACCCATAAAGGATGCGACTCGGAAACATTTGTTCTTATTGTATCACAAAATACATTTCAATCCACGCACCCATAAAGGATGCGACACTCTAAGTGCAATTTGTTTTGCTTGTTCATTTATAATTTCAATCCACGCACCCATAAAGGATGCGACACCTGCGATCATTTCGTTCGTTATGACGCTATTCTATTTCAATCCACGCACCCATAAAGGATGCGACTTATTGTTTTCCTGGTTTGTTCTTCTGTTATATCTATTTCAATCCACGCACCCATAAAGGATGCGACCTCCGTATTGGTTACGGTATAGGTCTCTCCGTTTTTATTTCAATCCACGCACCCATAAAGGATGCGACCCTTCAACTCCCGCCAATCTTCCGATGTAGGAATATTTCAATCCACGCACCCATAAAGGATGCGACTCTTTGCGCTCGATTTATCCGTCAAGTCCTCCCGGAATTTCAATCCACGCACCCATAAAGGATGCGACAGCGATTTTTCGCTAAAATAAGGTAATTTCAGTTAAAAACACGCTAACTTTCACGAAAGTCAAAAGAAATTACATTAATCACCACATTTCAAGCCCTATTATGCTTAAAAAATCAGTGCGAATCGCCCGGGGGTTTTATGTGCACTTATGGTTCGCACTAAAATATCAACGGATCTTCTAAATCAATAGATTCCTTTACCCCTATATGTTCCACCTTTGTTTTATAGTTATCCCCAAGCCGGTAAAACCGTAAACTATCTTTTTCCTCATCAATCAACCCCACAAGTTCAATCTTCAAGGCTGCTAACTGCGTTGAGTCAACAATACATTCAAATACTGAGTTCTGCACCCGTTGTCCGTAATTTTGGCATGCTTTTGCAACCTTTCGTAATCGTTTTGTTCCTCCACTACTTGAAGTACTTACATCGTACGTAATTAAAATTAACAATAAGTACACCTACTTCCATAGAAATGGTGGATACTCATCTAAGTCATTTCTTAAAAATCGAGCCAACAATAAAGCCTGCGCATATGGAACTAATCCCCATGTAATTTTTTCACTAAGATATGGATGGGTAATTTTTTCTTGCTTTTTATTTTGCCAAGCCGATAAGAACTTCCTTCGCGCTTCATTGGCCATAATAATAGCCCCGTTTTCTTTTTTTACAAAATCAGCTTTGTTCATTACCTTTTTATTGATCAAGGAGATCACAAACTTATCAGCATAAATCCCTCTTAATTCCTCCATAACATCCAGTGCCAAAGACGCTCTACCAGGACGGTCCCGATGCATGAAACCCACATATGCATCAAGACCTACTGTTTCCAGAGCCGCAGCTGTATCATTTGCCAATAAAGTATAAGCAAACGACAACATTGCATTCACGTTATCCAAAGGAGGTCTTCTGGTTCGTAAGGTAAAAGAAAAATCCTCTTTTTGTTGCAAAATCATTTGATTAAACAGTTTGTTATAAATTAAGGCGGCCTGTC is a window of Lentibacillus daqui DNA encoding:
- the cas1c gene encoding type I-C CRISPR-associated endonuclease Cas1c is translated as MKKLLNTLFITQPDVYLSLDGDNIVLLKEQEKLGRLPLHNLESVVTFGYTGASPALMGYCARKNISLMFLTINGNFLGRFIGESRGNVVLRKQQYRISDDEGKSALIARNFIIGKIYNNKWILERMTRDYPLRIDVEKFKEASSQLSSVIREVRNCEDLDSLRGWEGQAALIYNKLFNQMILQQKEDFSFTLRTRRPPLDNVNAMLSFAYTLLANDTAAALETVGLDAYVGFMHRDRPGRASLALDVMEELRGIYADKFVISLINKKVMNKADFVKKENGAIIMANEARRKFLSAWQNKKQEKITHPYLSEKITWGLVPYAQALLLARFLRNDLDEYPPFLWK
- the cas2 gene encoding CRISPR-associated endonuclease Cas2, yielding MLILITYDVSTSSSGGTKRLRKVAKACQNYGQRVQNSVFECIVDSTQLAALKIELVGLIDEEKDSLRFYRLGDNYKTKVEHIGVKESIDLEDPLIF